From the Psilocybe cubensis strain MGC-MH-2018 chromosome 9, whole genome shotgun sequence genome, one window contains:
- a CDS encoding Cytochrome P450 monooxygenase 208, translating to MSSMYGYDAKSTDDPCILAADKTFTLGMELLSPGGSLINLIPLLRFVPPWFPGAISQQKAQEARMLTKKVVSIPLEFTKAQVAEGNARPSVVGDFLKKKNTVGASKEEEEATLIVASTAYAAASDTTQSATGTFIYLMVCNPDIQRKAQAEIDSVLGGKRLPTYEDRPCMPYNEAIYREVLRWRPPGSVGVPHCSIEDDFYDGYFIPKGSTLLGNIWAMTHDETRYENPMSFNPERFFNPDGTLNDDDRIMAFGFGRRVCIGKHVASATVIPAVFNLEKARDKSGNTIEVNDEYCEFGLISRKKPFVCSIVPRSDISRELVEKLDT from the exons ATGTCGTCAATGTACGGATACGACGCCAAATCAACCGACGACCCGTGCATATTAGCTGCAGATAAGACCTTCACTCTCGGAATGGAGTTGTTGTCGCCTGGGGGAAGTTTGATTAACTTAATTCCCCTTCTTCGTTTTGTCCCGCCATGGTTCCCAGGAGCGATTTCTCAACAAAAGGCCCAAGAGGCTAGAATGCTCACAAAGAAAGTAGTTTCAATACCACTTGAGTTTACAAAGGCACAAGTG GCAGAAGGAAATGCTAGACCATCCGTCGTTGGAGACTTCCTTAAGAAGAAAAACACTGTTGGCGCTtcgaaggaggaagaagaggcaacATTGATTGTTGCCTCGACAGCTTATGCGG CTGCATCGGACACT ACGCAATCTGCTACTGGAACGTTCATATATCTCATGGTATGTAACCCAGATATCCAGAGGAAGGCACAGGCAGAGATCGACAGTGTATTGGGAGGCAAACGGCTTCCAACATATGAAGACCGCCCATGTATGCCGTATAATGAGGCAATATACCGTGAAGTCCTTCGATGGAGACCACCTGGTTCAGTGGGAGTTCCGCATTGCTCAATTGAAGATGACTTCTATGATGGATATTTTATTCCAAAAG GATCAACACTGCTAGGGAATATATG GGCAATGACACACGATGAAACAAGATACGAAAATCCAATGAGCTTTAATCCCGAACGATTCTTTAACCCTGATGGGACGCTCAATGACGATGATAGAATCATGGCCTTTGGTTTTGGAAGACG AGTTTGTATTGGGAAGCACGTTGCCAGTGCCACAGTAATTCCTG CCGTCTTCAATCTAGAAAAAGCACGAGACAAATCTGGAAATACAATTGAGGTCAACGATGAATACTGCGAATTTGGGCTTATTAG TCGGAAGAAACCTTTCGTATGCTCAATTGTACCTCGCTCAGATATTTCCAGGGAGCTGGTGGAGAAACTAGATACGTAG